The genomic segment caaaagaaaaaaggccttttacatgtaaataaaaaagctCTTGTacatattcttaaaaaaaaaaggccttTTGTATAACAGATTTTTAAGtgaaaaagacttttaaaaatttaggccCGAATCTTTGGCTTCACTTGCTTCCCCTATAGGTCGGGTCTGCCTACCGCTAAAAAAGCgctaatatataaattcatttctaaaattttatttaagataACAGTTACGAAAACTGCACTAATGCTTTTACTATTAATGCACATATTTCTTGTAATGACTGGTTAGAACGAACATACAATATACCACCAGAAAAACTAATACAGAATATTGAATATAATGCAAGAATGGTTAGGGCGGTTTCACGAGTAGGGTAGGCACATCTGttgcaaattaaaatataagacAAAAATCCAAATAGTGTTAGAACGTGTTTTGTGAATATaatgagaaattaaaatataagaCAAAAATCCAAATAGTGTTAGAACGTGTTTTGTGAATATAATGAGAGAACGGTAGGAGGTCGTATAGGAGTGGGGGACACATCtactacaaatatatatacatatatatattgagagaaTGGTAGGGGTGGTGGAGTGGGGGCagatctgtatatatatatctacataatCGCATGAGTGTTTAAATATCTAtctatacatttttggagtacaaatttgtgtctttctttttgttacccgggtcgggttttttttctgcttttaaACCAATTCAATAAATCGGATCTTTCCTTTCCTTATCACACGGGTCAGgttatttaaaaacattttatccGCTTATGATAATCAGATCTTCCCTAAAAATATAGCTAATACAATTTGCTACATCCCTAAAATATCGATAGTACACAAACAATTTGGTAAGTAGTTATACCTATATTAATCAGAATCGTTCAAAATATATTCCTAATTATTGGATTTCATTAATCAAATCCTAACTATACTCAAAATAACGATGTGCATCACCATTATTtcctaaataataacaaacaaaatcgcATGGATattctctttaattaattttctgcAACATATTTGCTTTAAATTACTTTCTCCattccaaaaattatattaagcaaatttacataaaaaaattaaaatattaggATACTTCTACATGTATATTGTTCAGtaaattgataaatatatatagttagttagattaaaaatcctaaatacatataatgtatatatatccaagttacatatgtaattattttgaaaCTACAACAAAACTTTGCCAATTGTATGAAAAAAATAGTGGAAGAccaatttagaaaaaaaacaattgcccCGTAGTGTACTACGGGGTAGATCctagtttaatatatatctaCACAACCAAAAGGGAGTCGGTTAAAttacatgaaaaacaaaaaacacgtTGTAACAACTACGTTCTTATCTATCCCTCTCCAACTCATAAgttcttaattaaaatatttacacAAGAAGTGATACGAAATTTTTACAGGAAACTCGTAATATAAATTCTCACTGTTATAAACCAAAGTTTAAGAAtgtacatataaaaattatatggttAGCACAAACATACAATTTATAACCTGAAAAACTAATACGGAATATTGAATAAGTCCTTATGAAtctaatttcaaatatattgtACCACGTAACTTTaacaatttcttttaattaaaaaaattaacaaaaagacaagaagattTAAACTATCCTTAGTCTGAATCAGATTGGCCGGAGGTGAAGGAGCCTTTAATATAGGGTTGGTCCACGTATGTACAGCGTGACAAAGGTATCAAACAAAGTTTGTGGTTGCAAATTGTAGAATAACTAGTATTTAAGAGAGCCTTGTTTCCTCACCATTTCATCAAAGAAGCTTATAACTTTCCACGTACATTTTTCGATCAAAAAAACTCAATCGAAAGATGgaaggaaaaaatataattcttgGTGTGCTTTTAATTAGTCTGGTCATGGCACAAATCTATAATACTTCCCGTTTTGGGAAAGGTTCGAGTGGCTGCGATATCGTTAATGGGAAATGTCCTAACGGATGTACTAAAGACATTCTAGAAAACGCAGgtaaattgattaatattgtactttttaaaatacattatgtttttgtaagaaagatcaaaatttcacttttatttgttttgatttttgtatttagGTGATAATGTTAATGAATACTGCAAGGTTGGGTGTGTATCCTCTGTCTGCATTGCTTTAACGACTCTCGAGACCTCCGGTAAAGCAAACTCTTCAAACTCATTAcctatactattaaaaagaaattgttttttgataatcgaaaagaaaatatgtatttaatcccttcaaattttgttttgacgATTAGATGCAAGTGAAATCATGAATGAAGATTTTGAAAACTGTGTCATGGGATGTTCTAAAGTCTGCACCAAGGGATCGATGAATGTAGTTGAAACTGACTAGACAACCATATCCATTAAGAAACCACATACCTCCCGAAGTGAAGGGGGTGGTCACTTTTCACAGtgttgtttttcatgttttcaataattgttgtgtgaaaaaaaaatgaagaaggtTGTCGATCCCTAGATTGCATATGTCTTCTATGTCCTATCTTAGTCACAAGTAATAATATGTGTCTTTAAATATTTGGTCTTCTTCGTTCAACAATTTGCAGTTACAAAATATTATCCAATACTTAGCTAAATTATTGCATTAATGTTCTTACAATAACTGAAATATCTATGATGAGATATATACAAACATAAATCATATATGTGACTAACACTATAATATAGAATTgcttattcatatatattttcttttgagtGGCttcatatttttagattttttaattttaataacaaaattaatctagaaaaaaaacatcaatctagaagaaaactaaaaataaaatgttaaactcaaggggtttaaaaaaaaaatatatatgttgattgGCGCAAAGGAGCCCGTTAGAAGGAATGTTTTTACATAAGTCACATAATGTGGTTCGGTACAAAGAAGCCAAGTTATCCTGCGTTACATTTTCACTTCGGGTAATCAGAGataaagagaaatttgaaatttattcCCTATCAATCTTTACTTCTTCCAAGTAAGTACATAAGTCATGCCAATTGTATGGAAatacaccatcttcaccaaatctgaacAGTCAGTAAGAATTGCTACATTCGTTTACCATTGTCGATTGATAACATCAtatttttagtcattttatcTACAGTTGTCTTATGTTACTAGGAAGAGTTTGGTATGATTTCAAAGTTAAAAGATCTACTATCAAGCATTCTAGATTTCAAGTaggttttataggttttaaagCGAGAACAAGCTCCTCTTGGAAGCCATCGTCGTTCACATTCGAAGGTACCAAACCGTTTCTACTATTTCTAGTTACTTGTTTAAGAAGAAGAGTCATCTAGTTTGTATTCGAGAGAAGATCTCTAAATCCTTTTCTCATACTCTTATTCTCTATTGTAATATCTTATTCATATGGGTTTGATTTGCATGAGTATGTGTGAGTAGTAATCTTGTTGGATTTAAAGGTTTTCAAAAGGGGATTCATGGATTGTTGACTAGGTTGATTAGATTTGGGTATGTTCGTTTATTGTTCCccatctatatatctatatatatcctTACTGCTTAGTGTTTAATTGATGCTCTAGCTACTGATTTTGGAAAGATTTAAATCGCCTGAAGTAATTTAGATGAGCATAGTGTCAAAGCCAACCAAACGTTGAGTTATGGAGTTTTGTTTGTGAACATTTTATAGTAGAGTTTTTACAGGCAGAGTTTCAATATcctatgcagttgcagtataaaaGTTATGAATCCAAATAGTTGTTGTTAACAGATAGGATGCACTCaaaacaatgcaagtcaagccaatcaAGAAAGTGGTTTCATTTAACAACCTAGAAtgaacataaataaaaagaataaaacaaagaacTACACGACTGAGGTACACGATTCAAGAAATCGAGTACCCGATCGAATAGGTGATCGGGTGACGTGAAAACAAGAACATAATGAGGAACAACCAGAGGCACCACACGATGCTTATGCTCGGGTACCAAGTGGTGTTGGTGGTCGAGTTAAtgataaaagtttaaacaaccaaaatacgaaagctcctaagaaTGGGTTAATAGATTCATAAGTATTCCTAACCAACCTAGAATGTTCTACAAGCCTCAAGCAATTTATTCCCTAGAGAATGAATTTCTAAATcttgctaatccactctcatggcagaAACAATCAACCCTAATCACTTTCTTACAAAACTCTCGTTGGATAATTGTGACCAAGGACGGAATTAAAATCCAATTCactattgtcaataaactccttactcatctaatcccttaggctaagtgagtaaatctctggTATTATTTGATTCATGCATTCCATCAAACACCTCTCGGTGTGGAAATGCCTAGAATCTAATCCCAACCTCTCAGTTTGAAACTAGCActaagaacactaatccagaagAGAAATTTCATATaagatgcatggtgaaggagtCTACTTAAGAACTTTCGCCAcacaaatcacaacaaaaccTGATTTTATCCCTAATTTACACATGCATTCAGATTcgtcattccctttaacatttattagcAAAAAACTATGAATCAAGCAATGCATtgtcatcaaactcatttggctaggatGAAGGGTTTAGAGACAAATGTGTTCTCTTTTCCAAAGggtttatcttttaaaaactgGGTTCTCTCAATAAAAATAGATTAAGCTTTAGGAGAATGTTAAAGGTTAGCTCTGAAAGATGCATACAAGAATAGGATCCCATCTACCCAAAGGTAAATATACCAACTTTTGATCCTTCATAATCTCCATCAAATGTCATATTTCCACCCTTTAGCTTTAGCTTTTCTAAACCATTTTTTAGGTAGTCTTAGGGGtggttttctttcttaaaacTTGTCTAGTGGATTGGTATTCTTTTCAAATTAtggttcttttctcttcttctcttcttttagaaccaactcttttttattttattcccaAATGCTTCactagattttttaaaaaaactttgatcaCACTCCCTTCCTAAAGAATTTTTACCCTTTTgctttcccaattttttttctttttctttttaaaccaaaactctCGGATCCTATCTAGTCTGGATAATGCGAAACTAGAACTACTTAGGATCATATTTTTGTTggctcaaacctaacactttctacaaAACTCAATCCAAAAAAAGACCTAATCACTCAAAGAATAACAATGGCTTGAAAGAGTGGTAAGGTTAATGGTGGGGTGAACTGTTTCAATAATGGTAATCAGCTATTTGGATTAAAGGGtggtagaaagaaaaatataatccaaGTATGTGTGTTTTGTTCATGAGTCTAATTTCAATGCATTACTCGAGAATTATTAGTCAAGACTAGGTTCAAATAAGATAAGGAATGACAACAAATCACATCATGCTTGGACTAAGTTTAAAATGCAGGTATAAGTATTCAAGGTATCAACAAGCATCAGACATATAATAATGAGGGCATTGAATTTATCCTAGCTAATCAGCGAGTTTACAAGGCTATGGTCATCAAATCCCCAATGCATATGcaaacaatcctatatgaagcaatctagactcaatcttataatgaaaatgcaactacatgaacactctctctttttcaaaattttcaaatttttctatgcaaatagatcctgactcaaatgaataaaattaatatacaaatatttgaaataagaaaataaaaacaatgttaaatatattctTAGACCCTCCTCCAAACTTATACTAGACAGTCTCTTGTGAacataaaagtctgaaaaagaatccaagaatcacaaaaTGATACAAACTacaatgcaatgatatttacaatgGTTGGATGAAAGCGGTACCTCATTGGTTGGTGAAAAAGAAGGTTATAGCAGCCTCCATGCTTGCCAGGGTGTATCCAGGGTCGTGACCGGCTTGCTCGGACCAGAATCTGAGTGGTGGGTCGGGTACAACATCGCGTAGCTCACCTGGTATGGCATCGAGTAGGGGAATGAGCGACAAAGACATGAAAGAAAACCtataaaaataaactcaaaTCCTATTTTATATACACAAGGATAAcattgggacttcctcccaagtgagcttgtttaaagtgaCGAAGCTTGACTCAAGGGTTGGTCAAACCGAGGTAGGGTCAGCAAGGGGTATGGACGACCCTTCTTCAGTGCCTTCGTTAGCTATGTATTTCTTCACCCTCTGGCCAATTACAGTAAACTTGGACCGTCTTTCCCAAGCATGGTTACTGCTCTATACGGTAAAACTTCTTTGATTGTGAAGGGTCCTGACCATCTTGATTTGAGTTTTCAGAGAAAAGTCAAAGCTTAGAGTTGACCAGGAGCACTTTATCGCTAGCCTTAAGGTCATTGTGCAGgattttcttatcatgaaaagCTTTGGTTCTCTCCTTGTATATCTTGGAATTGTCATACGCCTATAATCACATTGCATCAATTACGTGGAGATCCATTGCTCTCTTTTCTTGGGCAGTTTTGATACCCAAGTTTAGAAGCTTAGTAGCCCAGATAGCCTTATATTCTACTTCTACTGGGAGGTGGTAATTCTTTCCATAGAGAAGCTGTAATGGTGTTCGGCCTATGAGGGTTTTGTAAGCTGTCCTATATGCCCATAGCTCATCATCAAGCTTAAATACCCAATCTTTCCTTGTGATCACCATGATACTAGCTAAGATTGCCTTGATCTGTCTATTACTTACTTCAACTTGCCCACTGGTCTGGGGACGGTAAGCAGTGACCTTGTTAATGAAGTGTGTTCCCCATTGCTGATCACCACTATAGGGATCCCAAATCTAgggaaaatgatgtttttgaaaTCTTTACTATGACCTTGTGATTGTTTGTAGGAATTGCGATGGCTTATATCCATTTCAAGACATAATCAATCGCCACTAAGATGTACATGTTACCGTTCGATGGTGGTTAAATGGCCCCGTGAAGTTaattccccaaacatcaaaaACCTCAACCTCTATAATCGGTGTTGAGGCATCTGATTCCTCTTCCCAATGTTGCCCATTTTATGGCACGGGTCACACTTAGTTATGAAAATCTGAGCATCCCTAAACATTGTTGGCCACCAGAGGCCTCCTTGAAGGATTTTATGATCTGTCTTGAAAGTGGCAAAATGGCCCCCATAGGTGGATCTGTGACAATCTGTCCCTCTCACACACCATGTAGTTCATAAAGTCAGAGTACCAAGGTAGTTTAGCTGACTCGATCGTCATTAAATTGATCGGCCATATCGATTCGGGGATCGAGTGAGCGATCGTGTGCCCTATCTTATGACTCATTTCTTCCAGAAAATCTATATGGATCAATTTCTCTTATAGCATTGAATTGTCTATAGGGATTGGATCCTCAATTCTCAACCTAGAAAAGTGTGGTCAGCAACACCATTCTCAATCCCCTTCTTGTCCAGAATCTCTATGTCAAATACTTGCAACAGAAGAATCCATCTTAGAAGCCTGGGTTTGCtatccttcttcgagtagatgCATCTTAGGACAGCATGATCGGTGTAGACAAAGACCTTTGATCCCACTAGATAGCTTCTGAAATTTTTGAATACAAAGACAACATCTAGTAGCTCCTTCTCTGTCATGGCATACCTAGTTTGTGCTTCGTCCAACGTTCTGTTGGCGTGGTAGATTACATGGAACTTTTTATCTAATTGCTGTCCTAATACGGCTCTAATAGCATAGCAAGATGCGTCACACATGATTACATAAGGATGGTCCTAGTGTGGATCTTGAACTATTGGATCACTTACCAGGGCTTCTTTGATCTTGTTGAAAGCTTCCAAGCAATCCTTGTCGACAATTAACTATGCTTCCTTACAAAGAAGTCGCGTCAGAGGTCTCACTATCTTtgagaaatccttgatgaatctcctatAGAACCCTGCATGCCCTAGGAAACTCCGAATATCTTTTACCGATATTGGGGGTTGCAGCTGAAcaataacttcaatttttgCCTTGTCGACTTCAATCCCCTTCTCCGATATCTTGTGGCCAAGGACTATCCCTTCTTCACCTTGAAGTGACTCTTCTTCCATTTAGGCACTAGATTAGTCTCTTTGCATCTTGTTAGCACTTGACAAAGGTTCAATAGACATGTACAAAATGAGGAGCCGTAAATGGAAAAGTTATCAATGAATATTTCCACCTTCTATTCTATCAAACCCAGGAAGATAGATGTCAAGCATCTCTGAAAAGTTGCAGGAGCATTACAAAGACCAAAAGGCATATTCTTGTAAGCAAAGGTGCCATAGAAACAAGTGAACGTTGTCTTCTCCTGACCAGCGGGGTGTATAGGGATTTGGAAAATTCCACTATACTCGACCAGGAAACAGTAGTAGGGGTGATTGGCAAGCCTTTCTAACATTTGGTCAATGAAGGATAAAGGGAAATGATATTTTCTAGAGGCTGCACTAAGTTTTTTGTAATCAATACACATCATGTGCCCTGTGATTGTCCTAGTGGGGATCAaatcatctttttcatttttgattacGGTGATTCGTCCTTTTTCTGGAACGCAATGCAatggagatacccaagtactatctgAGATAGGGCAGATAAATCTAACATCAAGTAATTTTACGATTTCCTTCTTTACCACTTTCTTTAAATTATGATTTAGCCTTCGGTGAGGTTCAACACCAGAGTAAGACTTATCTTCTAAATTAATCCTATGGGTTCAAAGATCAGGCGCGATTCCCTTAATGTCATCTAAAGTATAACCAATTGCTTTTTATACTTTCTTAATTCAGTGCAAAGCAATTCCAGATCTTTATTTGTTAAATGCATTGAAAATAACGGGGTAAGTTGAATTGGGCCCAAGGAAGGGTGTACCTTGGCCCGAATGGAAGAGTTTTCAACTCCACCTTTGGTGCCTTGAACCCAGAAAGTTTGGCCAGGGATAGTGGGTTTTTTCATGGCATCACGAATATCAAACTTCATGGTGAAATCGTTTCTGAGGTTCAGAtcaatcttcttgttcttcacaagATCACATCTATCTTCGCTCATAtcgtggctaagaatggccttccTAGGATCAAAGGATCCTTTGGTTCCACATCCATTTCTATGACCACAAAGTCAGTTGGCACTTTTACATATCCCACCTTAACTGACAGATCCTCCAACACACCACGTGGTAGCCTTACAAATCTATATGCTAGAATGAACTGTATGTCACTAGGTTTGAACTTCTCAAATTCCAGTCGTTTAGCTACAGTTAGTGGGATGAGGCTGATTGatgctcccaaatcacaaaggcattttTCGAACAACAATTGTTCTATTGAACATGGCAGAGTAAACGATCCTAGATCGCCAAGTTTCTTTAAGGCGACTATTCTTTCAATAACAGCACTACACTTGTGGCTAACATGACCGTCCATTGGACTTGCTTGATTCTCTTTATCACTACATCTCCCAAGAAATTATGGTATGGAGGTATGAGGGCAAATGCATCCATTAGAGACATACGAACCTCAAGTTCCTTAATCTGTTTGTCGAACAAGGCCTTGTATTTCTCTAGAAATTCTTTGTGAAACCTCCCAGGAAATGGTAAAGGCGGCTTGTAAGGCAGAGGAATAAAGCATATTTCCTTCTGCTTTTCGCCACCTGTCTTATTAGAAGGGTCTAGTTCTAATCGAGGGTCAACCCAATCAGGTACACGAGTAGTCTGATTGGGTGCTGGATCGGGTGCAGCTGCTGATTTGTTTCCTGACCAAAATTCTCCCCATCTAGGTCATCACTGTCCTAGGTGATGGTATTTGGTGCTTCACGAGTTGGTAACATGCGTCCAATGTGTAAGACAATTGCCTGTACGGGTGCGCGTGTAGCAAAAGTAGACGCAATCTTGCCCTCAACCTGCTTGATTCGGGAGTTCATAGTGTCAAACTTATTGTGCAGGCCCTTAGTGGTGGTTGCGATGAGACTGTCCTTGTCTGCGAATCGCTTTGCTGTGTTAACTGTTTGACTTGTTTGAGTAAGCAAAATTTGTTTTAGGGGGCTATGCAGGTCTTGTTCCGAATCGGGTTGTTGGGTAGGTGGCTGTTGGGGGTGACCAAGGTACTGAGGTCATTGGTTGTAGCCTCTATTGTATGGGACAATTTGGTTAGGTGGACCCGGATTGTACTGATTGTAACCTTTATTGTAGCCATCTTGATTGTTGATGTAGCTGACATCTTCATTCTGGACAGTCTCCCGATGTTGTTGCTGAGACTACTCTTCGTCAGAGACAAAGCTGATGTTGTGCGCTGGCTGAGGAGTATCTTGTCCACCTTGTAGTTAAGGGACTTTATATCCCTTATATACTTCCCATCTTTGTCTCCTGGCGATTTGATTATCCgatcatagtcctcattgtagtgaCTATCAGATTAAGCCAAGTTCTCCACAAGAGCCCAAccatcatcaacatccttgttgaggaagttgccattactAGTTTTGTCCAACAGCATTCTGATCTTAGGGACATCATCGCGGTAGACGGTGCTGAGTAAGGACGCATTGCTAATTCCATAATGCGGGCACCAGCTGGCATATCCCTTGAAACTTTCTAAGGCTCGAcaaacgtttcattgttcttctgaacaaagctaaAGATGTCATTCCTCAGCCTTGCAGTtatggagttggagaagaaattAGCTAGGAAGCCCTTCCTACAATCCTCTCATTTGGTGATAGACTCCTTAGGCTCAgtttgaagccatcttcaccgACTCCATTAATTTTGGTTAGGCTGCAGAAcctatcactacaagaaaatgtaGTAAAGATAGCATATGAAGATAGCGTTTATTTCATTTCTGCTATAGTTAACATAACAGCATATATTTTGATAGCgtttggttaatttttaaacgctatattatgtttttagaaGTTACAGTTTTAGAAGCGTATGTTTAGATAGCAATACGAGGTTTAAAACGCTGTATATTAGTTTAGGCAGaccaaaaaaattttgtttcccGGCTAAGTAAAAACAAGCGCccaatattttcattttcccTCTTATGCTTTGTCGTTTTATCTTAGTCGACATATCAGTTTATTTCCTTTGCATCTCTCTCACAAGTTCGCGAACTAGggttcttcaatttcttctgtTGATTATCTCTCAAATTCTTCGATTCTTGTTAAAATCTCACATTCTTAGAATCTCTATCTCTCAGACAccctttctctctctgaaatctcttatctctctcaGAAAATCGAAGGTACAGATTTCgattgaatgatatatatatatatatatatgttgggtAATTGATTTTGGGTTTCGAGATGTTCTAAATTGGTTTTCTTTTCGACAAATTTGTCAATTATTTAGGGTTTCTGTTTCGATTTTGGGTTTCGAGATGTTTCTGATTCGATTTCGATTTGTCTGACTATAATCGATTGTGACTATAATCGACTATTCTTTACAAGAATTTTATGGTTTCaattggtttaagtttttaaggtTTCAGTTCTTAAGGTTACAAGATTCTGACTATAATCGATTCTTCTTTTGCAGGTTCTCATTTCGCAGCTTCTTCTTTATAAAATCCTACTTATCTATAGGTAATTACAGTTTTATATGTATCTCTTTTGTTTCACTGAGTTTGCCGTATTCTCTGTTGTTTGACTATAATCGATGTCACTGAGTATGTATCTCTGTTGGTTTAATTGAGTTTGAATCTGTCTGATATAAGAATCTCTTGTCACAAATGTATGTAATCGTTTGACCATGGAGCTGTGTAACATGGACAAGTCTTGGGTTTGGCTTCCAAGGTAtggttttatattgttattactAATAATTTCTTAAGTTACAACTGAGTTTTTTATGACTTTTTATTGAACTTGAAAGTATTTTTTACCTTATAGGAATAGTCTCGAGTATGAGAAAGGAGCAACTGATTTTATTTATGGGTCAGCAAGGAGAATGGGAGATCCTCCAAATATGTTTTGTCCATGTATTGACTGCCGGAATCTGTGCCATCAACCATTAGCCACGATAGTAGATCATCTGATTATTAGGGGTATGGACTTGATATACAAGAAGAGTAGATGTTGGAGTAATCACGGGGAGATAAGGGATTTAACAAGAGGTGATGATCCAATTTCAGAATTTGAAGCTTATGAGTTGTTTAGAGCTGCTTTCTTTGATGGTGATGACAATACACAGGCCCAGAATGACAATGCAGATCAGAGTGACAATACAGATCAtcatgaagaagattcagaatttATGAAAAAGTTGAAAGATGCTGAGACTCCACTCTACTCCAGCTGTTCTAAGTACACTAAAGTGTCTGCTATCATGGGGTTGTACCAGATTAAAGTTAAGAGTGGGATGTCAGAAAACTACTTCGATCAGCTTCTAAACGAGTCATTTCAACCAATCCAAATGACACCGTCCACTGCCATCCTTTGGGTCCAAATGTCAACAAGGTTTGGGTTGACATCTGCTTGATTGGCGACACACGAGTATGGAGACGAACATCAGAATTTGAGATTGTTGCTGATGCATTAGGTACTACTACTGCTTGGCCTAATAAGTACATTGTTTATATGTGAAGCTGCCTCTTATGTTGGATTGTCTTGGATTGTGTTGGGTTGTAGAACTTGTTTGGCTTGGTGAACTTGTTGTATTTGTACTTAATGTAgcaatatatatgaaatttttcaATTAGATaatgttttggtttgataaatGACAGGATGTTTAACTATAAGCTAATATGGGAAACAAAAATccaattatttaaaaatctgGGGAACAATAACAATGATAGAAAACAAACGCTATATTAAAACTAATGGTGGCGTTTGTGAATTATATGAAACCATAAATAATAACGAAAACTATCTGCTATTATAAAGTTTACAATTGCAATAAAAGAAACGCTATCTCAAAGGAAAATATAATAGCATAAGAAGAAAACGCTATGTAAAGTGCCATATCTATTATAACGGGCGCATATATAGCGTTCACAATACCGCTATGATAACCTGTTATAGCGTTTTCCGGACGCTGTATATGTaacattttcttgtagtgtatcaaaatcatctagatgatccaatgggtctcCATTGGTAATctatgaaacttgttgctccggatcatctggatgagactactcatgatctcaaagttgttgctCTGAACAGCAGGAGGCACAATGTCATGCctctgagtatgagtagatggaTCATCTCTAGCTCCAATGTTGTTCCTCTCTTGAGGGGCAGCTGGACCGTTTTGCTGATTCATTTCCACCTCAGGTTGTAGCTCTGGCTACCTTTGGATCATTTTGAGAAGGTACTCGATGGTCAACGCGATCCTGGTGATCGGGTTGTacctaaaacacaaaacaaacaagcagaaaaagcaaagaagtcagtaccaaaataaataaaataaaaaagaacttgatgaagtaagttttgaaatcctaaacataacaaataaatcaaccaaatggcaatgGCGTC from the Camelina sativa cultivar DH55 chromosome 12, Cs, whole genome shotgun sequence genome contains:
- the LOC104732979 gene encoding probable thionin-2.4; amino-acid sequence: MEGKNIILGVLLISLVMAQIYNTSRFGKGSSGCDIVNGKCPNGCTKDILENAGDNVNEYCKVGCVSSVCIALTTLETSDASEIMNEDFENCVMGCSKVCTKGSMNVVETD